The Bacillus sp. FJAT-27916 genomic interval CATTTATTATGATCAGGATGATTTGCTGAAGGCAAAGGATTGCTATGAGCAAGCCATCAAGAAAGGTCTGGAGTCAGCAGATACGATGTTCATGCTGGGGCTTTGTCTCTTGCATCTTGAGCAGCCTCGATTGGCGCTGCCATACTTCCAGCGCAGCATTGAGCTGAATGAAACAGATGCGGAAGCAAAATTCCATTACGGATTGGCGCTTGCGGGGGCAGAAATGTATGATATGGCGATTGAGGCATGGAAAAAGACGCTCGAAGTGGATGAGAATCATGCTGATGCCTATTTTAATCTCGGTGTCGCTTATGGCGGGGTTAAGGGAGATGTGAATAAGGCAATTGAATTATTCGAAAAGGCGCTTGAGATCCAGCCGGACCATATGCTTGCGGCAAATGGATTGAAGCAAATGAAAGAATTAAGCTGAATGGGAGATGATGAAAGTGGAACAGGAGTCCTTTGTCTTTACGGACAATGACAAGCCTTTTATTAAAGGAACACACTTAGTCACCATCTTTCATAATGAACAAAATTTATACTCAGTAGCCCGCATAAGGGTAAAGGATACGAATATTCCATATGAAGAGAAAGAGGCTGTCATTACAGGCTATTTTCCCGCCCTTCATGAGGAAGAAATCTATACGTTTTACGGAAAGATGAAGGAGCATCCTAGATTCGGCCTTCAGTTCAACGTGGACAGCTTTAAGCGGGAGCTTCCTGAATCAAAGGATGGCATCATTGCTTATTTATCTGGTTCCATGTTTAAGGGAATTGGAAAGAAAACAGCTGAGCTGATTGTCGATAAGCTAGGGGAGAAGGCCATTTCCAAAATCTTGGCCAATCCGTCAGTCTTGGACCAGATTCCAAAGCTAAGCGGGGAGAAGGCGAAGGAATTATACGATACGCTCGCAGCGAATCAAGGACTAGAGGAAATTATGATTTCCTTATCCGGCTTAGGCTTCGGTCCGCAGCTGTCCATGAAGATCTACCAGGTATACAAGCAGGATACGATTTCTATTATCGAATCCAATCCATATCAATTGGTCGAAACAATTGAAGGCATTGGCTTTGCGAAGGCGGATGAGATTGGGCAGACGCTCGGGCTTGGAGGAAGCCATCCATCTCGGATCAAGGCGGCGATTCTCTATATTTTGGACCGATTCTGCATGCAGGACGGCCACACATATCTTGAGGCAGAACCTTTGCTGGTCGGAGTGAAAGATCTCCTGGAGAAGAATCAGAAGGTCGAGATTACCTATGAGATGATTACGGATCAGATAGTCCAGCTTTCTGAAGAGGGCAAGTTGATTGGGGAAGAGCAGCGTTTCTATATTCCTTCCCTGTATTTCTCGGAAAAAGGCATCGTCACGAACCTAAAGCGAATCATGTCCCAGGAAGGCTATGAGGAGCAATTCCCTGAGTCGGAATTCCTGCTCGAGCTTGGCAAGCTTGAGGAACGGATTGGAATGGAGTATGCAGAGGAGCAAAAGGATGCTATCTTTAAGGCGCTCCACTCCCCAATGCTGATTTTGACCGGCGGACCTGGCACAGGGAAAACGACCGTCATTAAAGGAATTGTTGAGCTCTATGCCGAACTGCATGGTGTATCGCTCAATCCAAAAGATTATGACAAGGAGCATCCGTATCCTTTCGTGCTTGCTGCCCCAACCGGACGCGCCGCCAAGCGCATGAAGGAATCAACGGGGCTCCCTGCTGTCACGATTCATCGCCTTCTTGGTTGGAATGGGTCAGATGTGCAGCGGAGCGAGGATAATCCGATTCAGGGCAGGCTCTTAATTGTAGATGAGATGTCGATGGTCGATATATGGCTCGCCAATCACTTGTTTAAGTGCATTCCTGATGATATGCAAGTGATTCTCGTCGGGGATGAGGATCAATTGCCTTCTGTCGGTCCAGGACAGGTGCTGAAGGATTTGCTGGACTCGGCTGTTATCCCGGTGACCCGGCTTGAATCCATTTTCCGCCAAGAAGATGGTTCATCGATTATTCAGCTTGCCCATTCAATTAAGAAGGGACAGCTTCCAGCAGATATCCGTAAGCCTCAAAAGGATCGGTCCTTCTTTGCCTGCCAAACAAATCAGGTAGCTGACGTTATCAGGCAGGTGGTCATGAATGCCCGGAAGAAAGGCTTTGCCTCCAAAGATATTCAGGTGCTTGCCCCGATGTACCGAGGAAGTGCAGGCATTGATGCGCTGAATGTCTTGCTGCAAGAAATTCTGAATGATAACCATGGAAAGAAAAAGCGGGAGCTAGCCTTCGGGGATAGTATTTACCGGGTTGGCGATAAAGTGCTTCAACTTGTCAACCAGCCGGAAAACGGTATCTTTAACGGAGATATGGGGGAGATCATCGCTATTATTTATGCAAAGGAAAATGAAGATAAGGTTGACCAAATCCATGTTTCCTTTGACGGAATTGAAGCGAAGTATACGCGGCAGGAATTAAATCAAATTACCCATGCTTATTGCTGCTCCATCCATAAATCACAAGGGAGCGAGTTCCCGATTGTTATCCTTCCTGTCGTCAAGAGCTATCATCGCATGCTGAGAAGAAATTTAATTTATACGGCTATCACACGTAGCAAGCAATTCCTCATCCTGTGCGGAGAGGAAGAAGCCTTACGTTATGGCGTCTCAAAAAGCGGGGAGGAAGAGCGAAAGACAACTTTGCTTGAGAAACTTAAAGAGGGGTTTGCAGCAGTAAATCCTTCTGACAGCCATTCCAATAACCAACAGCTGGCCGACCAAGGCGACATGCCGCTTAATGCGGAAGTGATGGCAGAAATGACGTATGAGGAGCGTCTTTTTGCGACAGATCCGATGATTGGAATGGAAAACGTTACACCTTATGATTTCATGACTTCTGGCTAAACTAGCAATTGCCGGACATTTTCTTGAATGTTTTTTCCAATAAAAGGGCATGCTGACACCTAAGGACTGATTGAAAGAACGAGGTGAAGGTAATGATGAAATGCCCAAATTGCGCGAGCAAGGATATTGGAAAGATCGGGGTCAATCAATTCTATTGCTGGAATTGCTTTGTGGAGCTTTCCATCGGCAAGGGAGTCATGCATGTCCATCAAGTAGAAGAGGATGGATTGCTGAGCTCCTTAGATGACCTTTTCAGTGAAGATGACCGGCAAATAAGCCTATAATTTTTGGCGGACGAACCCGAGGTGATTGACGTATGAACCGTATGGTATCCTCAATGATTAGCTTTGGAGCGGGCATGGCCTTTGGCAATATGTCCAACGGCATGTACAGAAAACGCAAAAGGCAAATGAAACGATTCGTCAAACGACATATTTTATAAAGGCTTAGACTGCGGCATCATTCCTTAGGGAGCCGCAGTCTTTTTTTAAGTCTCTTTTTACATATTTTCTAGCTCGTTTAGAAGAATAGTAAAGAGGTGGGAACGATGAACATACAAGTGAAATGGTTTTACAGGCTAGGCTTCTTTCTGCTTTTATTTATTGTGCTGTTTGTCTTTTATTTGCTCAGGCCTATGTGGATGCCTGTTCTGCAAATTGCCATGACGGCAATCTCTCCCTTTTTATTCGGAGCGTTCATCAGTTATCTGCTTCACCCGCTTGTTGGCTATTTGCAAATTCGTGGAATGAACCGCGGTTTAGCAATCACGCTGCTTTATCTAGTTGTGTTTGGTTTGGCGGGTTATGGCATATATAAGGGAATCCCCATTTTTGTCGATCAATTGAACGATATCGCCGTTCGGGCCCCTGAGATGGCAGAATTATATCGAATGTATATTATGAAATTTCATACCCATACGACAGGCTGGCCATTTGGGCTGCATGACCGTCTTGAGTCAATCATCAATACGATGGAACTGAGACTTGGTGAATCAGTCAATGTGCTGGTTGAGGCTCTAAGCGGCTTGTCGGATGTATTGATCTTGATTGTCTTGATTCCAGTCATCTCCTTCTATTTATTAAAGGACAGCGAGCGGCTGCTTGAAAAAGGACTCCTGCTCATCCCTGAAAGAAAGCGGGAACAAACGAGGCGTTTCCTTACCGATGTCGACAGCTCTCTTGGTGGCTATATACGTGGACAGCTGCTTGTCTGTTTGATTATCGGGGCGAGTGCGGCGATCCTGTTTTACTTGTTTGGGATGAATTATCCGCTCTTGCTCAGCTTCATTATTGGTGTGACGAATGTGATTCCCTACTTTGGCCCTTTTATAGGAGCAGTGCCGGCCATTCTGGTTGCCTTAACGATTTCAGGCAGCATGGCAATTAAAGTTGCCTGCATCATTATTGTCCTTCAGTTTCTCGAGGGCAATGTCATATCGCCTATCGTCATGGGCAAGACATTGAAGCTGCATCCGCTTGTTATTATCTTTGCCCTGCTTGTCGGAGGGAAGGCGGCTGGAGTGGCTGGCTTGATTTTAGCCGTGCCAATCTTAGCTCTGGTTAAGGTCATGCTGGCCCATAGAAAATTATTAACGAATAAGGGATAAACTGCCCTCATTCGATTGACAAAGAAAAAAGGAATGACTATAATCCAAAATATAACGGAATTAACGAAAAAATGTTGATGGAACAAAGTATGTTTAAGCCCTTCAGCAACGTGCAGACATTTTTTGCACGAATTAGAGAGAAGTCTCCTTGGCTGGAAGAGACTTTTGAAGAAGAGAAACAGAAAGCTAGTCCGGAATGCAGGAAAAAACCTGCCGTTCAAACCGCGTTAAGGTTTCCGAGGTGGCGAGACTGAAGGTTTCGCAATCAGGGTGGTACCGCGAGTCAAGCTCTCGTCCCTGTTTATAGGGTTCGAGGGCTTTTTTGTGTACAATTTTAAGGAGGAAGAGAAAAATGAGGTATATGACAGGCGCAGAAATTCGCCAAATGTTTTTGGATTTCTTTCAAGAGAAAGGACATAGGATCGAACCGAGTGCATCCCTTGTACCGGTAGATGACCCAACGCTTCTTTGGATTAACTCTGGTGTTGCTACATTGAAGAAATATTTTGACGGCCGGGTCATTCCGGATAATCCGCGTATCACGAATGCACAGAAGTCTATTCGGACAAATGATATAGAGAATGTCGGGAAGACAGCCCGCCATCATACGTTCTTTGAAATGCTCGGCAATTTCTCCATCGGGGAATACTTCCGGGAAGATGCGATTAAGTGGGGATGGGAGCTTTTGACATCTGAACAGTGGTTCGCAATGCCAAAGGACAAGCTTTACATCACCTACTACCCAGCTGACACGGACTCCTATGATGTATGGAGAAGTCTTGGTGTGCCAGATGACCACCTAATTCCTCTTGAAGATAACTTTTGGGAAATCGGGGAAGGCCCGTCCGGCCCGG includes:
- a CDS encoding tetratricopeptide repeat protein, producing MDKNQLAIQYMEQGKMEEAAKIFGEMIEENPKDPIGYINFGNVLASMNDTERAIKFFERAIELDPQAATAYYGLGGIYYDQDDLLKAKDCYEQAIKKGLESADTMFMLGLCLLHLEQPRLALPYFQRSIELNETDAEAKFHYGLALAGAEMYDMAIEAWKKTLEVDENHADAYFNLGVAYGGVKGDVNKAIELFEKALEIQPDHMLAANGLKQMKELS
- the recD2 gene encoding SF1B family DNA helicase RecD2; the protein is MKVEQESFVFTDNDKPFIKGTHLVTIFHNEQNLYSVARIRVKDTNIPYEEKEAVITGYFPALHEEEIYTFYGKMKEHPRFGLQFNVDSFKRELPESKDGIIAYLSGSMFKGIGKKTAELIVDKLGEKAISKILANPSVLDQIPKLSGEKAKELYDTLAANQGLEEIMISLSGLGFGPQLSMKIYQVYKQDTISIIESNPYQLVETIEGIGFAKADEIGQTLGLGGSHPSRIKAAILYILDRFCMQDGHTYLEAEPLLVGVKDLLEKNQKVEITYEMITDQIVQLSEEGKLIGEEQRFYIPSLYFSEKGIVTNLKRIMSQEGYEEQFPESEFLLELGKLEERIGMEYAEEQKDAIFKALHSPMLILTGGPGTGKTTVIKGIVELYAELHGVSLNPKDYDKEHPYPFVLAAPTGRAAKRMKESTGLPAVTIHRLLGWNGSDVQRSEDNPIQGRLLIVDEMSMVDIWLANHLFKCIPDDMQVILVGDEDQLPSVGPGQVLKDLLDSAVIPVTRLESIFRQEDGSSIIQLAHSIKKGQLPADIRKPQKDRSFFACQTNQVADVIRQVVMNARKKGFASKDIQVLAPMYRGSAGIDALNVLLQEILNDNHGKKKRELAFGDSIYRVGDKVLQLVNQPENGIFNGDMGEIIAIIYAKENEDKVDQIHVSFDGIEAKYTRQELNQITHAYCCSIHKSQGSEFPIVILPVVKSYHRMLRRNLIYTAITRSKQFLILCGEEEALRYGVSKSGEEERKTTLLEKLKEGFAAVNPSDSHSNNQQLADQGDMPLNAEVMAEMTYEERLFATDPMIGMENVTPYDFMTSG
- a CDS encoding DUF3918 family protein; the encoded protein is MNRMVSSMISFGAGMAFGNMSNGMYRKRKRQMKRFVKRHIL
- a CDS encoding AI-2E family transporter, encoding MNIQVKWFYRLGFFLLLFIVLFVFYLLRPMWMPVLQIAMTAISPFLFGAFISYLLHPLVGYLQIRGMNRGLAITLLYLVVFGLAGYGIYKGIPIFVDQLNDIAVRAPEMAELYRMYIMKFHTHTTGWPFGLHDRLESIINTMELRLGESVNVLVEALSGLSDVLILIVLIPVISFYLLKDSERLLEKGLLLIPERKREQTRRFLTDVDSSLGGYIRGQLLVCLIIGASAAILFYLFGMNYPLLLSFIIGVTNVIPYFGPFIGAVPAILVALTISGSMAIKVACIIIVLQFLEGNVISPIVMGKTLKLHPLVIIFALLVGGKAAGVAGLILAVPILALVKVMLAHRKLLTNKG